TGCCGTTCCACCCCGACAGGAAACTCCCTTTAGACAGGTCGTATCTCATATTCCTCGTCATAAGGCACGGCTGCAAATAGCCATAGGGATCAATATGAAATCCGGTGAGCCCGGCACCGCATTGATAAAGGCTATCAGTCGGAGCCCACTCCTGCCGGGTCCTCATGTAGTCTTTCCAGACGCGTGCCCTTTCCCGGTCAGAGAATTCCTTATCGACCGCATCCGACGGGGCAACCCTGAGATTCAACGGGCTCTTATCCCCATTTGCGCAAGGAAATATCGCCGCGTCGAAACGGAATTTTACGCCAAATTCCCTCGCCATGTCTTCTATATCGGCAAACTCATGACTGTTCATGGTCATAAGAATCGTCTTCAGCCTTACCCGTATTTTGCCGCCCAGGAGCCTTTTGATGCCGTCCAGACAACGTTCGTATGAACCGGCCACACCCGTAATGT
This sequence is a window from Thermodesulfovibrionales bacterium. Protein-coding genes within it:
- a CDS encoding radical SAM protein — its product is KGLLVTVFTNGTLITDSILALFQNLPPHVVEISLYGATAATYENITGVAGSYERCLDGIKRLLGGKIRVRLKTILMTMNSHEFADIEDMAREFGVKFRFDAAIFPCANGDKSPLNLRVAPSDAVDKEFSDRERARVWKDYMRTRQEWAPTDSLYQCGAGLTGFHIDPYGYLQPCLMTRNMRYDLSKGSFLSGWNGIISGIRNKKARKDFACYHCDRKDLCGFCPAFFEFENGAEDARSEYLCAMGKNRFSRIHDISL